The Microbacterium foliorum genome has a window encoding:
- a CDS encoding TetR/AcrR family transcriptional regulator has translation MADSRMRKPRGEYAKTRAKRAAILDAALDVFADSGYHSGSLRDVAERVGMSEAGLLHHFPNKPALLAAVLDRRDQHTLEWVRMAEGNGEVTLSGLVTTAVRNSTVPGIVELYCILSAEGTKPGHPAHEYFVTRYDVARTNLRRAFEDLQRQGRMRPGVTSQGAAVATLAMMDGLQVQWLLNPDVVDMAEELSRFFRAFVDIDLTPALSGTSGGLA, from the coding sequence ATGGCTGATTCGCGTATGCGGAAGCCCCGCGGAGAGTACGCGAAGACACGCGCGAAACGCGCGGCTATCCTCGACGCCGCGCTCGACGTGTTCGCCGACTCCGGCTATCATTCGGGTTCTCTTCGGGATGTGGCTGAGCGGGTCGGCATGAGTGAGGCGGGCCTGCTGCACCACTTCCCGAACAAGCCCGCGCTTCTGGCGGCAGTGCTCGATCGCCGCGATCAGCACACGTTGGAGTGGGTGCGTATGGCCGAGGGCAACGGCGAGGTGACCCTGAGTGGGCTCGTCACGACGGCGGTTCGGAACTCCACTGTCCCCGGGATCGTTGAGCTCTACTGCATCCTCTCTGCGGAAGGGACGAAGCCGGGGCACCCGGCGCACGAGTACTTCGTCACTCGCTACGACGTCGCTCGTACCAATCTGCGCAGGGCCTTTGAGGATCTGCAGCGACAGGGCCGCATGCGGCCGGGGGTCACGTCGCAAGGGGCTGCTGTCGCCACCCTCGCCATGATGGACGGTCTGCAGGTGCAGTGGCTCTTGAATCCTGATGTCGTCGATATGGCGGAAGAGTTGAGCAGGTTCTTCAGGGCGTTCGTGGACATCGACCTGACTCCTGCCTTGAGCGGCACCTCGGGCGGGCTGGCATGA